The following are from one region of the Methyloversatilis discipulorum genome:
- a CDS encoding DUF1501 domain-containing protein — translation MDRRHFLLTAGSASLALASELRASEPAPAPRLLFLIDLVGGNDALNTLAPHTDPAYYRARPTIALDRRTVLPIAPGQALHPSLRPLMPMWEAGELALVQGVGCTGGSVSHHRATEILDSALLEDAPLQTGWLARCLSLHDGVRHAATQALTVSSDLPGPVHGLPRCRRLADEYPENIAGRFGFPPDVLGCALAQACAELLTGSDAAVVRVALDGFDTHENQPSAHAPLLASLAASMSALRSALSAMGRWRDTLVLTRSEFGRLAHENLSAGTDHGNAGIQLLTGGRVVGGLHGRTLSFDALDARGAFVPAVDFRSVYASISRDWLGVSPIAALAATPPLPGLLHA, via the coding sequence ATGGACCGTAGGCATTTTCTGCTGACCGCCGGAAGCGCCTCGCTGGCGCTGGCCAGCGAACTTCGCGCAAGCGAACCGGCGCCGGCTCCACGACTTCTGTTCCTGATCGACCTGGTCGGCGGCAACGACGCGCTGAATACGCTGGCTCCGCACACTGACCCCGCCTACTATCGCGCCCGTCCGACCATCGCGCTCGACCGCCGCACGGTCTTGCCGATCGCACCGGGCCAGGCCCTGCATCCGTCACTGCGTCCGCTGATGCCGATGTGGGAAGCCGGCGAGCTGGCGCTGGTGCAGGGTGTGGGGTGTACCGGGGGCAGCGTTTCGCATCACCGTGCAACCGAAATTCTCGACAGTGCCCTGCTCGAAGACGCGCCGCTGCAGACCGGTTGGCTGGCACGCTGCCTGTCACTGCACGACGGCGTACGGCACGCGGCGACGCAGGCCTTGACGGTGTCGTCCGACCTGCCGGGGCCCGTTCACGGCTTGCCGCGCTGCCGCCGACTGGCCGACGAGTATCCGGAGAACATCGCCGGGCGCTTCGGCTTTCCGCCGGACGTGCTCGGATGCGCGCTGGCGCAGGCCTGTGCCGAACTGCTGACCGGCTCAGATGCCGCGGTCGTGCGGGTGGCGCTCGATGGCTTCGATACGCACGAGAACCAGCCTTCGGCCCACGCTCCTTTGCTGGCTTCGCTCGCGGCGTCGATGTCGGCGCTGCGCAGTGCGCTGAGCGCGATGGGTCGCTGGCGCGATACGCTGGTCCTCACGCGCAGCGAGTTCGGACGACTGGCGCACGAAAATCTGAGCGCCGGCACCGACCATGGCAACGCCGGCATCCAGCTGCTCACCGGCGGCCGCGTCGTCGGCGGGCTGCACGGCCGGACCTTGAGCTTCGATGCGCTCGATGCTCGCGGCGCCTTCGTGCCGGCGGTCGACTTCCGGTCGGTCTATGCATCGATCTCGCGTGACTGGCTCGGCGTCAGTCCGATTGCCGCCTTGGCGGCAACGCCGCCGCTACCGGGATTGCTGCACGCCTGA
- a CDS encoding response regulator, with the protein MFLPTEVLDKMRVVIADANQVVRTWVRTQLSQAGVKHVGMAGSSADLLRQCAAATPDVVLCDYNFGEKQDGLRVLEELRLNDILPLSSVFMIVTGERVRKRVVAAAEFAPDDYLLKPFTSGQLGERLVKAVEKKHALKAIYEQMAARNLEALIEECDKVLASLPRYSMDALRIRAEALIALGRLDEATEIYKAVMARNTVPWARIGYAMVLRERGDVAEAARHAAEINEEFPEFMGVYDFLGELHERNGELEQARTYYERADSIAPDNLRRLRSIGEICLESGDVERAASVMRRVVDRTEGTSLASAEDHLTLIKSLIELPEAAEELNARFEAMRGLLGGSDTAAVLSDVVEARMLSQRGDEGGAREAINRALQAHARLSKPDTLATSELAEACFATNNEEAAAGLVDKIESAGGTVSNRLKRQNARSARERAQAAAANLAEESAAGPDLDRVDAELARLAELIRQLDPHWDDALADDARNILIDVFTLAPRERRVIDAHIQYNRVAQKHGYDRHKPTARAV; encoded by the coding sequence ATGTTCCTGCCGACCGAAGTCCTCGACAAGATGCGCGTGGTCATCGCCGACGCGAATCAGGTCGTGCGTACCTGGGTGCGCACACAGCTGTCGCAGGCGGGTGTCAAGCACGTGGGCATGGCTGGCAGCTCGGCTGACCTGCTGCGGCAATGCGCGGCAGCTACGCCTGACGTCGTGCTGTGCGACTACAACTTCGGCGAGAAGCAGGACGGACTGCGGGTGCTCGAAGAGCTGCGCCTGAACGACATCCTGCCGCTGTCCTCGGTCTTCATGATCGTGACCGGAGAGCGTGTCCGCAAGCGCGTCGTCGCAGCCGCCGAATTCGCGCCCGACGACTACCTGCTCAAGCCCTTCACGTCCGGTCAGCTCGGCGAACGCCTGGTCAAGGCAGTCGAAAAGAAGCATGCGCTGAAGGCGATCTACGAACAGATGGCGGCGCGCAATCTCGAAGCGCTGATAGAAGAGTGCGACAAGGTGCTCGCCAGCCTGCCACGCTACTCGATGGATGCGCTGCGCATCCGGGCCGAAGCCCTGATCGCCCTGGGTCGCCTTGATGAAGCCACCGAGATCTACAAGGCGGTGATGGCCCGCAACACCGTCCCCTGGGCGCGCATCGGTTATGCGATGGTGCTGCGCGAACGCGGCGACGTCGCGGAAGCCGCGCGCCACGCGGCCGAGATCAACGAGGAATTTCCGGAATTCATGGGCGTGTACGACTTCCTCGGCGAACTGCACGAACGCAATGGCGAACTCGAACAGGCGCGTACCTATTACGAACGCGCCGATTCGATCGCGCCGGACAATCTGCGCCGGCTTCGCAGCATCGGCGAGATCTGTCTCGAATCGGGCGACGTCGAGCGCGCGGCCAGCGTGATGCGCCGCGTCGTCGACCGTACCGAAGGGACGTCACTGGCCAGCGCAGAAGATCATCTGACGCTGATCAAGAGCCTGATCGAACTGCCCGAAGCGGCTGAGGAACTGAATGCCCGCTTCGAAGCGATGCGCGGTCTGCTCGGCGGCAGCGATACGGCGGCAGTGCTGTCGGACGTGGTCGAGGCGCGCATGCTGTCGCAGCGCGGCGACGAGGGCGGCGCGCGCGAAGCGATCAACCGTGCACTGCAGGCGCACGCACGGCTCAGCAAGCCGGACACGCTGGCGACCAGCGAACTAGCCGAGGCCTGTTTCGCCACCAATAACGAAGAAGCTGCAGCCGGTCTGGTCGACAAGATCGAATCCGCCGGCGGCACGGTGTCGAACCGTCTGAAGCGCCAGAACGCCCGCTCGGCCCGCGAGCGGGCGCAGGCGGCTGCGGCAAATCTGGCCGAGGAAAGCGCAGCCGGCCCTGATCTCGACCGCGTCGACGCCGAACTGGCTCGACTGGCCGAACTGATCAGGCAGCTCGACCCGCACTGGGACGACGCCTTGGCCGACGACGCGCGCAACATCCTGATCGACGTGTTCACGCTCGCACCGCGCGAGCGCCGCGTGATCGACGCGCACATCCAGTACAACCGCGTTGCGCAGAAGCACGGCTACGACCGGCACAAGCCCACTGCCCGCGCCGTCTGA
- the tsaB gene encoding tRNA (adenosine(37)-N6)-threonylcarbamoyltransferase complex dimerization subunit type 1 TsaB, giving the protein MKLLALETSAEIASVALRLDDRVLSREGGTPGTHAQFILGWVGELLDEAGLTLGLLDAIAFSAGPGSFTGLRLAVSVAQGLALGAGLPLVPVPTLDALALGRGDGLHLCCVDARMSEVYSVACEVRGEQVDARTDIRVGPPDSLPPPPDDPAHWHGCGSGFGLAPLAQLAWTADLASIDAAAAVHARDIARLGAIRLAAGLTVDAALAAPLYVRDKVAQTTAERLAAGGRA; this is encoded by the coding sequence ATGAAGCTGCTTGCTCTCGAAACGTCCGCCGAAATCGCCTCCGTCGCGCTGCGCCTCGATGACCGCGTGTTGTCGAGGGAGGGCGGAACACCGGGCACGCACGCGCAGTTCATCCTCGGCTGGGTGGGCGAATTGCTGGACGAGGCGGGCTTGACGCTGGGCCTGCTCGACGCGATCGCATTCAGCGCCGGCCCGGGCAGCTTCACCGGCCTGCGGCTGGCCGTGTCGGTGGCGCAGGGACTGGCGCTCGGCGCCGGGCTGCCGCTGGTGCCCGTGCCGACGCTGGATGCGCTCGCGCTGGGACGGGGTGACGGGCTGCATCTGTGTTGCGTCGATGCGCGCATGAGCGAGGTCTATAGCGTGGCCTGCGAGGTACGGGGCGAGCAGGTCGACGCGCGCACCGACATCCGGGTCGGACCGCCCGACAGCCTGCCGCCGCCGCCGGACGACCCGGCGCACTGGCACGGTTGCGGCAGCGGTTTCGGACTGGCGCCGCTTGCGCAACTGGCGTGGACGGCGGATCTCGCTTCGATCGATGCCGCCGCTGCGGTGCATGCGCGCGATATCGCCCGGCTCGGTGCGATCCGTCTCGCCGCGGGCCTGACGGTCGATGCTGCGCTGGCAGCCCCACTGTACGTGCGCGACAAGGTGGCGCAGACCACGGCCGAACGCCTGGCCGCGGGAGGTCGCGCTTGA
- the rimI gene encoding ribosomal protein S18-alanine N-acetyltransferase, whose amino-acid sequence MAAAGVSFGTVTSFAPMRYEDLDEVARIERTLFDFPWTRVNFADSLSAGYCCRVMWQGRSMAGYAVMMCVLDEAHLLNLSVAREYQCHGLGRRLLAHLGREAMNHGAARMFLEVRPSNVAARALYERTGFQPIGRRPRYYPALDGREDAIVMSAELDDTWML is encoded by the coding sequence ATGGCGGCTGCTGGCGTCAGCTTCGGCACGGTCACCTCGTTCGCGCCGATGCGCTACGAGGACCTCGACGAGGTGGCGCGCATCGAGCGCACGCTGTTCGATTTCCCATGGACCCGCGTCAATTTCGCGGACTCCCTGAGTGCCGGCTACTGCTGCCGTGTCATGTGGCAGGGGCGCTCGATGGCGGGTTACGCGGTCATGATGTGCGTGCTCGACGAGGCTCACCTGCTGAATCTCAGCGTAGCGCGCGAATATCAGTGCCACGGGCTCGGTCGGCGATTGCTCGCCCACCTCGGCCGCGAGGCGATGAACCATGGCGCGGCCCGCATGTTTCTCGAAGTCCGGCCGTCCAACGTGGCCGCGCGTGCGTTGTACGAGCGCACCGGCTTTCAGCCGATAGGGCGGCGTCCGCGCTATTACCCGGCGCTGGACGGCCGCGAGGATGCCATCGTGATGAGCGCAGAACTGGACGACACATGGATGCTATGA
- a CDS encoding uracil-DNA glycosylase, translating into MSRRDSMLREMGIAPLWRDRASPSPQQAVAEALPETQVPAEASRPAAPERVEVAPARPVAPVVAPVAAPSATVSAEGLGWDELEQRIRACHACRLSERRTQAVPGVGDREADWLFVGEGPGAEEDARGEPFVGQAGKLLDAMLASLGLARGHNVYIANAVKCRPPGNRTPEADEIATCHPYLDRQIELIRPRIIVALGRPAAQTLLGGEIKIAAARGRLFQRKGVPVVVTYHPAYLLRNPQDKARAWEDLCFARASVV; encoded by the coding sequence ATGAGCCGCCGCGATTCGATGCTGCGCGAAATGGGCATCGCACCGCTGTGGCGCGATCGCGCCTCGCCGTCGCCGCAGCAGGCCGTGGCGGAGGCCCTGCCGGAGACACAAGTGCCGGCAGAGGCGTCGCGTCCGGCCGCTCCGGAGCGTGTCGAAGTCGCACCTGCGCGACCGGTTGCGCCCGTGGTGGCGCCGGTCGCTGCGCCATCCGCAACCGTGTCGGCCGAGGGGCTGGGTTGGGACGAACTGGAACAGCGCATCCGCGCCTGCCACGCCTGCCGCCTAAGCGAACGTCGCACGCAGGCGGTGCCCGGCGTGGGCGACCGCGAAGCGGACTGGCTGTTCGTTGGCGAAGGGCCTGGTGCGGAAGAGGACGCACGCGGCGAGCCCTTCGTCGGCCAGGCCGGCAAGCTGCTCGATGCGATGCTGGCCTCACTCGGGCTGGCGCGCGGCCACAACGTCTACATCGCCAACGCGGTGAAATGCCGGCCGCCGGGCAATCGCACGCCCGAGGCCGACGAGATCGCAACCTGTCACCCCTATCTGGATCGCCAGATCGAACTGATCCGGCCGCGCATCATCGTCGCGCTCGGCCGGCCGGCGGCACAGACGCTGCTCGGCGGCGAGATCAAGATTGCCGCTGCGCGCGGCCGTCTGTTCCAGCGCAAGGGCGTTCCGGTGGTGGTGACCTATCATCCTGCCTATCTGCTGCGTAACCCGCAGGACAAGGCGCGGGCCTGGGAAGATCTTTGCTTCGCGCGTGCCAGCGTCGTCTGA
- a CDS encoding glycine zipper domain-containing protein, translated as MPTLRNLAIALSLTAFAAPILAQPPAHAPAHGWRKKNDPHYVGYTGYKWNDDYGIRSGRCNREAVGAALGGTVGGLVGSTVSDRDSRLVAIVLGTTIGALIGARIGRDLDEADRACIGHALELADNGKPVRWMSEGVSYMLTPGKASGDGCRSYTLRGEANGRSDTSKGTACRRDDGAWVPRG; from the coding sequence GTGCCCACCCTCAGAAACCTCGCGATCGCCCTCAGTCTGACTGCGTTTGCAGCGCCGATTCTTGCCCAGCCACCGGCCCATGCGCCGGCGCACGGCTGGCGCAAGAAGAACGATCCGCACTACGTCGGCTACACCGGCTACAAGTGGAACGACGACTACGGCATCCGCTCGGGCCGCTGCAATCGCGAAGCGGTCGGCGCAGCACTGGGCGGGACGGTGGGCGGTCTGGTCGGCTCGACAGTGTCGGATCGCGACAGCCGCCTCGTTGCCATCGTGCTCGGTACCACGATAGGCGCGCTGATCGGTGCCCGCATCGGCCGTGACCTCGATGAGGCGGACCGCGCCTGCATCGGTCACGCACTGGAACTGGCCGACAACGGCAAGCCGGTACGCTGGATGTCGGAAGGCGTCAGCTACATGCTGACGCCGGGCAAGGCGAGCGGGGATGGCTGTCGCAGCTACACGCTGCGTGGCGAGGCGAACGGCCGCAGCGACACGTCGAAGGGAACGGCCTGTCGTCGTGACGACGGCGCCTGGGTGCCGCGCGGCTAG
- the lplT gene encoding lysophospholipid transporter LplT: MPFGFYIIMAAQFFSALADNALLVVAIYLLKDMQAPGWQIPLLKLFFTISYVALAAFVGAFADSMPKRRVMFISNMIKVGGCVLMFGWVHPLFAYAVVGLGAAAYSPAKYGILTEYLPHRLLVVANGWIEGLTVGAIILGVLMGGLLIDPSLSARLLAIDLPLIDTGLDTTVEVSLIIVGGLYALAAFFNLYIPDTGVPMKPLHASPVALLVDFSRCFTGLWRDKLGQISLAVTTLFWGAGATLQFIVIDWADRALGMGLSQASKLQGVVAVGIAIGAVMAARRISLRASVRVIPLGIAMGVLVPLMVLVSNLWLAVPLLVLIGACAGFFVVPMNALLQHRGHMLMGAGNSIAVQNFNENLSILIMTGLYAALLAAGLSVYVVMILFGAFVAATMYAVRKWHHANQRRHDDVAQLDDGAIH, translated from the coding sequence ATGCCTTTTGGCTTCTACATCATCATGGCGGCGCAGTTCTTCTCCGCGCTCGCCGACAATGCCCTGCTGGTCGTTGCCATCTATCTGCTGAAGGACATGCAGGCGCCGGGTTGGCAGATTCCGCTGCTCAAGCTGTTCTTCACAATTTCCTATGTGGCGCTGGCCGCTTTCGTCGGCGCCTTCGCCGACTCGATGCCGAAGCGGCGGGTCATGTTCATCAGCAACATGATCAAGGTGGGCGGCTGTGTGCTGATGTTCGGCTGGGTGCACCCGCTGTTCGCCTACGCCGTCGTCGGTCTTGGCGCGGCCGCCTATTCGCCGGCCAAGTACGGCATCCTGACCGAGTACCTGCCGCACCGTCTGCTGGTCGTCGCCAATGGCTGGATCGAAGGCCTGACGGTCGGCGCCATCATCCTCGGCGTGCTGATGGGCGGACTGCTGATCGATCCGTCGCTGAGCGCGCGCCTGCTTGCCATCGACCTGCCACTGATCGACACCGGCCTGGACACCACGGTCGAGGTCAGTCTGATCATCGTCGGCGGACTGTACGCACTTGCAGCATTCTTCAACCTCTATATTCCGGATACCGGCGTGCCGATGAAGCCGCTGCACGCCAGCCCGGTCGCACTGCTCGTCGACTTCAGCCGCTGTTTCACCGGTCTGTGGCGGGACAAGCTGGGGCAGATTTCGCTGGCGGTCACCACGCTGTTCTGGGGAGCGGGCGCCACGCTGCAGTTCATCGTGATCGACTGGGCCGACCGCGCGCTCGGCATGGGTCTGTCTCAGGCGTCCAAGCTGCAGGGTGTGGTGGCGGTGGGCATTGCCATCGGCGCGGTGATGGCCGCGCGGCGTATCTCCTTGCGCGCCTCGGTGCGGGTGATCCCGCTCGGCATCGCGATGGGCGTACTGGTGCCGCTGATGGTGCTGGTGAGCAATCTGTGGCTGGCGGTGCCGCTGCTGGTGCTGATCGGCGCCTGTGCGGGTTTCTTCGTGGTGCCGATGAATGCGCTGCTGCAGCATCGCGGTCACATGCTGATGGGTGCCGGCAATTCGATCGCCGTGCAGAACTTCAACGAAAACCTGTCCATCCTGATCATGACCGGGCTCTATGCCGCCCTGCTGGCGGCCGGCCTGTCGGTCTACGTGGTCATGATCCTGTTCGGCGCTTTCGTCGCGGCGACCATGTACGCGGTGCGCAAATGGCACCACGCGAATCAACGCAGGCACGACGACGTCGCGCAGCTGGACGACGGCGCGATCCACTGA
- a CDS encoding LysR family transcriptional regulator produces the protein MPDRRLEVFHAAASQMSFTRAAELLQMTQPAVTFQIKQLEEHFGTRLFERAHGRVSLTPEGVKVKDYADRILDLFASLENELQAMATDLRGHLLIGATPTVAEYHLPPVLAEFRIAHPNVVPRLTVDNPDVIEDMVDQRVLDIGIVEGLGRGGSQVMVEPCAEDELVVVCSPDFPLAKLKEVTPEHLLLHPCAGRDAGSVRALLENYLSRGGVDPAKLPLAFELDRLSSVKGVLERGLAYAILSQAAIRHETSLGLLVAIPLRPRLVRHMTLLYPSERFRTYMAKQFGEFAAARLSQRR, from the coding sequence ATGCCCGATAGAAGGCTGGAAGTCTTTCACGCAGCAGCGAGCCAGATGTCGTTCACGCGCGCGGCGGAACTGCTGCAGATGACCCAGCCTGCGGTCACTTTCCAGATCAAGCAGCTGGAAGAGCATTTCGGCACCCGGCTGTTCGAGCGCGCCCACGGCCGCGTGTCGCTGACGCCCGAAGGCGTCAAGGTGAAGGACTACGCGGACCGCATCCTCGACCTGTTCGCCAGTCTCGAAAACGAGCTGCAGGCGATGGCCACCGACCTGCGCGGCCATCTGCTGATCGGCGCCACGCCCACCGTCGCCGAGTACCACCTGCCGCCGGTGCTGGCCGAATTCCGTATCGCCCATCCGAACGTGGTGCCGCGCTTGACCGTCGACAACCCTGACGTGATCGAGGACATGGTGGATCAGCGCGTGCTCGACATCGGCATCGTCGAAGGCCTCGGGCGCGGCGGCTCGCAGGTGATGGTCGAACCCTGTGCAGAGGACGAACTGGTGGTCGTCTGTTCGCCCGATTTCCCGCTCGCCAAGCTGAAGGAAGTGACGCCCGAACATCTGCTGCTGCATCCCTGCGCCGGGCGCGACGCGGGCAGTGTACGCGCGCTGCTCGAGAACTACCTGTCGCGCGGCGGCGTCGATCCGGCCAAGCTGCCACTGGCGTTCGAGCTCGATCGACTGTCCTCGGTCAAGGGTGTGCTCGAGCGCGGCCTGGCCTACGCCATCCTGTCGCAGGCGGCCATCCGCCATGAAACCAGTCTCGGTCTTCTGGTGGCGATACCGCTGCGGCCGCGGCTGGTGCGGCACATGACGCTGCTGTACCCGTCGGAACGCTTCCGTACTTATATGGCGAAACAGTTCGGCGAGTTCGCAGCAGCCCGGCTGTCGCAGCGCCGATAG
- the alr gene encoding alanine racemase — translation MSRPHYTEPFPLFRPIHACIDFDALRHNYLRTRELAGGVKMWAVIKANAYGHGIMRIARGLATLADGFALLDLEDAVRLREAGITQPILLLEGFFGAKDLPEIAARRLSTVVHTLEQLDWLESAQLPAGARIPLFLKVNTGMNRLGITPAQVPAALARLRAWPHAGQIGLMTHFADADGERGVDAQFARFAPLAAQFDGPVSMANSAALLRFPQTHADWVRPGILLYGASPATAHATAADIGLKPVMRFEARVIAVQHLQPGDRVGYGGMFTAERSMRVGTVACGYADGYPRHAPSGTPVAVDGVRSRLVGRVSMDMIAVDLTDIPQAGLGSVVELWGEHVSLDEVAMRAGTVNYELVCALALRVPAVEIGAAELPETQLAVALAR, via the coding sequence ATGTCGCGCCCGCACTACACCGAACCCTTTCCGCTTTTCCGTCCCATCCACGCCTGCATCGATTTCGATGCGCTGCGCCACAACTATCTGCGCACGCGCGAGCTCGCCGGCGGCGTCAAGATGTGGGCCGTGATCAAGGCCAACGCCTACGGTCACGGCATCATGCGCATCGCGCGCGGCCTGGCGACGCTGGCCGACGGCTTCGCGCTGCTCGACCTGGAAGACGCCGTCCGCCTGCGCGAAGCCGGCATCACGCAGCCCATCCTGCTGCTCGAAGGTTTCTTCGGCGCCAAGGACCTGCCGGAAATCGCCGCGCGCAGGCTGTCCACCGTGGTGCACACGCTGGAGCAGCTCGACTGGCTCGAATCGGCGCAACTGCCGGCCGGCGCGCGCATTCCGCTCTTCCTGAAGGTGAATACCGGCATGAACCGGCTTGGCATTACGCCGGCCCAGGTGCCGGCCGCACTGGCGCGCCTGCGCGCCTGGCCGCACGCCGGTCAGATCGGCCTGATGACCCATTTTGCCGACGCCGACGGCGAGCGCGGTGTCGATGCCCAGTTCGCGCGTTTCGCGCCGCTGGCCGCCCAGTTCGACGGCCCGGTGTCGATGGCGAATTCCGCCGCCTTGCTGCGCTTCCCGCAGACGCACGCCGACTGGGTACGCCCCGGCATCCTGCTGTATGGCGCCAGCCCGGCCACGGCCCACGCGACGGCTGCCGACATCGGCCTGAAGCCGGTCATGCGCTTCGAGGCGCGGGTCATCGCGGTGCAACACCTGCAACCGGGCGACCGCGTCGGCTACGGCGGCATGTTCACCGCCGAGCGTTCGATGCGCGTCGGCACCGTGGCCTGCGGCTACGCTGACGGCTACCCCCGTCACGCGCCAAGCGGCACCCCGGTGGCGGTCGATGGTGTGCGCAGCCGGCTGGTCGGCCGGGTGTCGATGGACATGATCGCCGTCGACCTGACGGATATTCCGCAAGCCGGCCTCGGCAGCGTGGTCGAACTGTGGGGCGAACACGTGTCGCTGGACGAAGTGGCGATGCGTGCCGGTACGGTCAATTACGAGCTGGTCTGTGCATTGGCCCTGCGCGTGCCGGCGGTCGAGATCGGCGCGGCCGAACTGCCTGAAACGCAACTGGCCGTCGCACTCGCCCGCTGA
- the radA gene encoding DNA repair protein RadA → MAKPKTSYVCNECGAVSPKWAGQCADCKAWNSLVETVPEQGSGAHRFASLAGTAKVQALADIRPREEPRLPTGLDEFDRVLGGGLVPGGVVLIGGDPGIGKSTLLLQALAQLAPRVPALYVTGEESGEQVALRAQRLALDPAGMQLLAEINLEKIGAALNDTRPRVVVIDSIQTVYSEQLTSAPGSVAQVRECAAQLTRAAKQAGHSLILVGHVTKEGTLAGPRVLEHIVDTVLYFEGETGSSFRLVRAFKNRYGAVNELGVFAMTERGLRGVSNPSALFLSQHAQPVPGSCVLVTQEGTRPLLVEIQALVDSAHGNPRRLTVGLDSARLAMLLAVLHRHAGVTCADQDVFVNAVGGVKIGEPAGDLAVLLAIVSSLKNRPLPAKLIAFGEVGLAGEIRPAPRGQERLREAAKLGFTHALIPRANAPKQAIDGLTVIPVERLEEAFARLRELD, encoded by the coding sequence ATGGCGAAGCCGAAAACCAGTTACGTCTGCAACGAATGTGGCGCGGTCAGCCCGAAGTGGGCCGGCCAGTGCGCCGACTGCAAAGCCTGGAATTCACTGGTCGAAACGGTGCCGGAGCAGGGCTCCGGCGCGCACCGCTTCGCCTCGCTCGCCGGCACCGCGAAAGTGCAGGCGCTGGCCGACATCCGGCCGCGCGAGGAGCCGCGGCTGCCCACCGGTCTGGATGAATTCGACCGTGTGCTGGGGGGCGGCCTGGTGCCGGGCGGCGTGGTGCTGATCGGTGGCGACCCGGGTATCGGAAAGTCGACACTGCTGCTGCAGGCGCTGGCCCAGCTCGCGCCGCGCGTACCGGCGCTCTACGTGACCGGCGAGGAATCGGGCGAGCAGGTTGCGCTGCGCGCGCAGCGGCTGGCGCTCGACCCGGCCGGCATGCAGCTGCTGGCCGAAATCAATCTGGAGAAGATCGGCGCCGCGCTGAACGATACGCGACCGCGCGTCGTGGTGATCGACTCCATCCAGACCGTCTATTCCGAACAGCTCACGTCGGCGCCCGGTTCGGTCGCCCAGGTGCGCGAATGCGCGGCCCAGCTCACGCGCGCGGCCAAACAGGCCGGGCACAGTCTCATCCTGGTCGGCCACGTGACCAAGGAAGGCACGCTGGCGGGGCCGCGCGTGCTCGAACACATCGTCGATACGGTGCTCTATTTCGAAGGCGAGACCGGATCGAGCTTCCGCCTGGTCCGCGCCTTCAAGAACCGCTACGGCGCGGTCAATGAACTGGGCGTTTTCGCGATGACCGAGCGCGGACTGCGTGGCGTATCGAATCCGTCGGCGCTGTTCCTGTCGCAGCACGCCCAGCCGGTGCCCGGTTCCTGCGTGCTGGTGACGCAGGAAGGTACGCGACCGCTGCTGGTCGAGATACAGGCGCTGGTAGACAGCGCGCACGGCAATCCGCGCCGGCTCACCGTCGGGCTCGACAGCGCGCGCCTGGCGATGCTGCTGGCGGTGCTGCACCGGCACGCCGGCGTCACTTGCGCCGACCAGGACGTGTTCGTCAATGCGGTGGGCGGCGTCAAGATCGGCGAGCCGGCCGGCGATCTGGCTGTGCTGCTGGCCATCGTGTCGTCTCTGAAGAACCGGCCGCTGCCAGCCAAGCTGATCGCCTTCGGCGAAGTCGGTCTTGCCGGCGAGATCCGGCCAGCCCCGCGTGGTCAGGAACGTCTGCGCGAGGCGGCCAAGCTTGGCTTCACCCATGCCCTTATCCCACGCGCGAACGCACCGAAGCAGGCGATCGACGGGCTGACCGTCATACCCGTGGAACGGCTGGAGGAAGCATTCGCGCGGCTGCGCGAGCTGGATTGA